One Brassica napus cultivar Da-Ae chromosome C4, Da-Ae, whole genome shotgun sequence genomic region harbors:
- the LOC106374821 gene encoding PLAT domain-containing protein 2-like, giving the protein MAGRDVLLLSLLVITISVDVAFADREPHCVYTFYIETGPVDGARTDSIISVKISDKSGQGIDIQDIVTWGGLMGPSYDYFEKGSLDIFSGKAQCLPSPICSLSLTSDGSGVYPAWYVNYVDLTTVSVHVKSAHQYFDVEQRLASDTPPYNLTVVRNNCQVSDRFKYTYKRKKGKEVD; this is encoded by the exons ATGGCTGGCCGTGACGTTCTCCTCCTCTCCCTCCTTGTCATCACCATCTCTGTCGACGTTGCATTCGCC GACCGTGAACCACACTGCGTCTACACATTCTACATCGAAACCGGACCGGTGGACGGTGCCCGCACAGATTCGATCATAAGCGTTAAAATCTCCGACAAATCGGGACAGGGCATTGATATCCAAGACATAGTGACATGGGGTGGGTTAATGGGACCAAGTTACGACTACTTCGAGAAAGGCAGTTTGGACATTTTCAGTGGTAAGGCGCAGTGTCTTCCAAGCCCAATCTGTTCACTGAGTCTGACCTCTGACGGCTCCGGCGTTTACCCCGCCTGGTATGTTAACTACGTGGATCTCACAACGGTCAGTGTTCATGTAAAGAGTGCACATCAATACTTCGATGTGGAGCAACGGCTTGCGTCCGATACGCCGCCGTATAATCTCACTGTCGTACGGAACAACTGCCAGGTCTCTGATAGGTTCAAATATACTTACAAGAGGAAGAAAGGGAAAGAAGTGGATTAA